One Epinephelus fuscoguttatus linkage group LG10, E.fuscoguttatus.final_Chr_v1 genomic window carries:
- the LOC125895402 gene encoding transmembrane protein 125 has translation MPELDNFAPLRGQRGPELGLNGPADPLRIQHSILEEQVELWWFRDPGKSLLCYCVAVLLILGCGLGGVGLLSTTTSVSSEWRLGAGTALCLLALGVLLKQLLSSAVQDMNCVRSRQRINMLKSGGLSDLIVVLITGLSLLICGGVLLHLALANHMPKPGQALNDMYISGVVLLAGGGAAVLGVGIYSVVVVLLERTRHGRRLVDRVLNIFTVSGHMDRQARRETTSSLANLI, from the coding sequence ATGCCCGAACTGGACAACTTTGCCCCTCTGAGGGGTCAGAGAGGCCCTGAGCTGGGCCTAAATGGTCCAGCAGACCCACTTCGCATTCAGCACAGCATCCTGGAGGAGCAGGTGGAGCTGTGGTGGTTCAGAGATCCTGGGAAGTCTCTGCTCTGCTACTGCGTGGCTGTACTTCTAATCTTGGGCTGCGGGCTGGGCGGCGTCGGCCTCctctccaccaccaccagcgtctcgAGTGAATGGCGGCTGGGCGCAGGCACAGCGCTCTGCCTGTTAGCCTTGGGTGTCTTGCTCAAACAGCTGCTCAGCTCGGCTGTGCAGGACATGAACTGCGTTCGAAGCCGTCAGCGGATCAACATGCTAAAAAGTGGTGGCTTATCGGACCTGATTGTGGTTTTGATTACCGGGCTGTCACTGTTGATTTGTGGAGGGGTCCTACTACATCTGGCCTTGGCTAACCACATGCCGAAGCCTGGCCAAGCCCTTAATGACATGTATATCTCTGGAGTGGTTTTGCTAGCTGGAGGGGGGGCTGCAGTGCTGGGTGTTGGGATATACTCTGTTGTGGTCGTCCTGCTTGAGAGGACAAGGCACGGACGAAGGTTGGTGGACCGGGTTTTGAATATCTTCACTGTTTCTGGACATATGGACCGTCAGGCTCGCAGAGAGACTACCTCCAGCCTGGCAAATCTCATATGA